One window of Chryseobacterium indologenes genomic DNA carries:
- a CDS encoding Crp/Fnr family transcriptional regulator, whose translation MDSFKTFRNISFFQELSDEEITILVNISTPKLLRRKEKLVEPGKSFNQLFILSHGLLRFFFDDENGVESNLFLPSEKEAVIMESPESYANENEGKYTIEAVLESQIFLFNKSEFEEAAFQHRGIYNVYLKSLKQIISTLKVRTEQFCSTSPHSRYEEFLETRPFTSQNANRKYIANFLGITPNSLSRMTARIHKKRNERKK comes from the coding sequence ATGGACTCATTTAAAACTTTCAGAAATATCTCTTTCTTTCAGGAACTCTCTGATGAGGAAATTACTATTTTGGTCAATATCAGTACCCCAAAACTCCTTAGAAGAAAAGAAAAACTGGTAGAACCCGGTAAGTCTTTTAATCAACTGTTCATTCTTTCCCATGGATTATTAAGGTTTTTCTTTGATGATGAAAACGGGGTTGAAAGCAATCTTTTTCTCCCTTCTGAAAAGGAAGCCGTCATTATGGAAAGTCCGGAATCTTATGCTAATGAAAACGAAGGAAAATACACGATAGAAGCCGTACTGGAAAGCCAGATTTTCCTGTTCAACAAGAGTGAATTTGAAGAAGCCGCTTTTCAGCACAGAGGTATTTACAATGTGTATCTCAAATCTTTAAAACAGATTATCAGCACATTAAAAGTACGTACAGAACAGTTTTGCTCTACTTCTCCGCACTCTCGATACGAAGAGTTCCTGGAAACCCGTCCTTTTACTTCGCAGAACGCCAACAGAAAGTATATTGCCAATTTTCTGGGCATTACTCCCAACTCTCTCTCGAGGATGACAGCCCGCATCCATAAAAAAAGGAACGAAAGAAAAAAATAA
- a CDS encoding DUF6691 family protein encodes MIKEKEQDIRHQDAVCVNESTLTYRWYHNLKYLAAGIIFGIIFVKAEVISWFRIQEMFRLQSFHMYGIIGSAVLVGMISVWLIKKFNIKTIYGKPITLTPKKFNKGQIYGGLIFGFGWAITGACPGPLFAQIGTGALAVSVTLLSAIAGTWVYGYFRDQLPH; translated from the coding sequence ATGATAAAAGAAAAAGAACAGGATATACGTCATCAGGATGCTGTTTGTGTAAACGAAAGTACACTTACTTACCGATGGTATCACAACCTGAAGTACCTTGCTGCAGGAATTATTTTTGGGATTATATTTGTGAAAGCAGAAGTGATCAGCTGGTTCAGAATACAGGAAATGTTCCGTCTGCAGTCTTTCCATATGTACGGAATCATTGGGAGTGCCGTGTTGGTGGGAATGATTTCTGTGTGGCTCATCAAAAAATTCAATATCAAGACAATATATGGTAAACCTATTACCCTGACACCTAAAAAGTTCAATAAAGGTCAGATTTATGGAGGATTGATATTCGGTTTTGGCTGGGCCATTACCGGAGCCTGCCCGGGGCCTCTTTTTGCTCAGATCGGAACAGGAGCTTTGGCAGTATCTGTTACCCTGTTGAGTGCAATTGCCGGAACATGGGTATATGGATATTTCAGAGATCAATTACCCCATTAA
- a CDS encoding isoaspartyl peptidase/L-asparaginase family protein, giving the protein MNNNRRSFIKKLGIATAALALNPLDLMAAELPEPTAKAVNKPIVLSTWNFGLKANEEAWTILGKGGKALDAVEKGVRLVELDPKERSVGYGGRPDRDGRVTLDACIMDENYNIGSVACLEHVKNPISVARAVMEKTPHVMLVGDGALQFALSQGFKKENLLTPESEKEWKEWLKTSQYKPIANIENHDTIGMIALDAQGNLSGACTTSGMAFKMHGRVGDSPIIGAGLFVDNEVGAATATGHGEEVIRTVGTHLVVELMRQGRNPQEACKEAVERIVKINQRRNKNLKDIQVGFIAINKQGEYGSYCIQDGFNFAVYDQKGNRLETPEFALK; this is encoded by the coding sequence ATGAACAATAACCGAAGAAGTTTTATTAAAAAACTGGGAATTGCAACAGCAGCACTTGCCTTAAACCCATTAGATTTAATGGCTGCTGAATTACCCGAACCCACTGCTAAAGCTGTCAACAAACCGATTGTCCTTTCTACCTGGAATTTCGGATTAAAAGCTAATGAAGAAGCATGGACAATCCTTGGAAAAGGAGGAAAAGCTTTGGATGCGGTTGAAAAAGGAGTTCGCCTTGTAGAATTAGATCCCAAAGAAAGAAGTGTAGGATATGGAGGCCGTCCGGACAGAGATGGAAGAGTAACGCTGGATGCCTGTATCATGGATGAAAATTATAATATTGGTTCGGTAGCATGTCTGGAGCATGTGAAAAACCCTATTTCTGTTGCCAGAGCAGTAATGGAAAAAACACCTCACGTCATGCTGGTAGGAGATGGTGCATTGCAGTTTGCCCTTTCACAGGGATTTAAAAAAGAAAATCTTCTTACTCCGGAATCCGAAAAAGAATGGAAAGAATGGTTAAAAACCAGCCAGTATAAACCCATTGCCAATATTGAAAACCACGATACCATTGGAATGATCGCATTGGATGCTCAGGGAAACCTTTCAGGCGCATGTACAACCAGCGGAATGGCCTTTAAAATGCACGGCAGAGTAGGAGATTCCCCGATTATCGGAGCAGGTCTGTTTGTAGATAATGAAGTAGGAGCAGCTACAGCAACAGGCCATGGTGAAGAAGTCATAAGAACGGTAGGAACCCATCTTGTGGTGGAACTGATGAGACAAGGCAGAAACCCGCAGGAAGCGTGCAAAGAAGCAGTGGAAAGAATTGTGAAAATCAATCAGAGAAGAAACAAAAATCTGAAAGATATTCAGGTAGGTTTTATCGCGATCAATAAACAGGGAGAATATGGTTCTTACTGTATTCAGGACGGGTTCAATTTTGCCGTGTATGATCAGAAGGGTAACCGCCTTGAAACTCCTGAATTTGCTTTGAAATAA
- a CDS encoding YeeE/YedE family protein, whose amino-acid sequence MLEIIKEPWPWYIAGPLIGLTVPALLLMGNKSFGISSSLRHICAACIPANVNFFKYDWKKESWNLFFVAGIFFGGMIAAHFLVNPNEITVNPDLKTELAGYGITDYSNLVPGQLMNFESLLTLRGFITMVVGGFLVGFGTRYAGGCTSGHAIMGLSNLQWPSLVATICFMIGGFLMANLILPVILSL is encoded by the coding sequence ATGTTGGAGATTATAAAAGAACCGTGGCCATGGTATATTGCAGGTCCATTGATTGGCCTTACCGTTCCCGCCTTATTGTTGATGGGAAATAAATCCTTTGGAATCAGTTCCTCGCTTAGGCATATCTGCGCAGCCTGTATACCCGCCAATGTGAATTTTTTCAAATACGACTGGAAAAAAGAATCCTGGAATTTATTCTTTGTAGCTGGAATTTTCTTCGGAGGAATGATTGCTGCCCATTTTTTGGTTAATCCAAATGAAATAACAGTAAATCCCGATCTGAAAACGGAACTGGCAGGCTATGGAATTACAGATTACAGCAATCTGGTCCCGGGACAGCTCATGAACTTTGAAAGTTTGTTAACCTTGAGAGGATTTATCACAATGGTTGTCGGTGGTTTTTTAGTAGGTTTCGGAACAAGATACGCAGGAGGATGTACCAGCGGACATGCTATCATGGGACTTTCCAATTTGCAGTGGCCTTCTTTAGTGGCAACAATCTGCTTTATGATAGGTGGCTTTTTAATGGCCAATCTTATTCTGCCTGTGATCCTTTCCCTGTAG
- a CDS encoding copper homeostasis protein CutC: MSKIEIACFNPESAMIAFENGADRIELCDGLSEGGTTPDFETMKKLREKINIPIFVMIRPRGGDFTYSDSEFEQMKNELVHLKSLQADGFVFGILNENDEVNVEQNKTLVELAAPLPCTFHRAFDRAANLEESLEKAIECGFTTILTSGQKPNVSEGKENIKKLIELSDGRIEILVGGGLRSSNIEEIRAVTNAEYFHSSAITDGGAFANPAEVVTLKSK; the protein is encoded by the coding sequence ATGTCAAAAATAGAAATAGCGTGTTTTAATCCTGAATCAGCAATGATTGCTTTTGAAAACGGAGCAGACAGAATAGAATTATGTGACGGTCTCAGTGAAGGGGGAACTACTCCGGATTTTGAAACAATGAAAAAGCTTCGTGAAAAAATTAATATCCCGATTTTTGTGATGATCCGCCCAAGAGGAGGTGATTTTACCTATTCGGATTCAGAATTTGAACAGATGAAAAATGAGCTGGTTCATTTGAAATCTTTACAGGCAGACGGTTTTGTATTTGGTATTCTCAACGAAAATGATGAGGTTAATGTTGAACAGAATAAAACTTTAGTTGAACTGGCCGCACCGCTTCCGTGTACTTTCCACCGTGCCTTTGACCGTGCTGCAAACCTGGAAGAGTCATTAGAAAAAGCAATTGAATGTGGCTTTACAACCATTCTTACCTCCGGCCAGAAACCCAATGTATCAGAAGGAAAAGAAAATATTAAAAAACTGATTGAACTTTCCGATGGAAGAATAGAAATACTTGTTGGAGGCGGACTTCGTTCATCCAATATTGAAGAAATAAGAGCTGTTACCAATGCAGAGTACTTCCATTCCTCAGCCATTACGGATGGTGGTGCTTTTGCGAACCCGGCTGAAGTGGTTACGTTGAAGAGTAAGTAA
- a CDS encoding type II toxin-antitoxin system ParD family antitoxin, translated as MGRNTSVSLGDYFEDFVDHKIAEGRYKNASEMIRAGLRLLEEEENKIQILKNAIQEGIESGVAADFNPEKHLASLKAKIKR; from the coding sequence ATGGGACGTAATACATCAGTTTCTTTAGGTGATTATTTTGAAGATTTTGTAGATCATAAGATTGCTGAAGGACGGTATAAAAATGCAAGTGAAATGATCAGAGCTGGTTTAAGATTACTTGAAGAAGAAGAAAATAAAATTCAGATTCTTAAAAATGCTATTCAGGAAGGTATTGAAAGTGGAGTTGCTGCTGATTTTAATCCGGAAAAACATTTGGCATCATTAAAAGCTAAGATAAAAAGGTAA
- a CDS encoding alkene reductase: MNINIFKEASIGSLDLKNRIAMAPMTRARNEDGIPKGFNAEYYAQRTGTGLIITEGTAISPTSKGVLHIPGLYTDEQVEGWKLVTDAVHQKGSKIFTQLWHVGRVSHVTIQPDGQAPVSSSDIQAGETHAWGYDENGKEGFVINSKPRALATDEVKQIVQDFTLAAVNAIRAGFDGIELHGANGYLIEQFLNPFVNTRNDEYGGSIENRSRFLLEIVDSAIAAIGADKVAIRLTPYGGLYEMPYYDEIEATYEYLAKELSKRNIVYVHIMDQKSRGSFALPEDFMKRFRSWYDGVIILAGGMDREKSEKLINEGLIDIAAFGEAFISNPDLVERLENNWELTPPKRELHYGLTMEGYLDWEVYNKQQSN; encoded by the coding sequence ATGAATATTAATATTTTCAAAGAAGCAAGTATAGGTTCCTTAGACCTTAAAAACAGAATTGCCATGGCTCCAATGACCAGAGCCAGAAATGAAGATGGAATTCCGAAAGGTTTCAATGCTGAATATTACGCACAACGTACCGGTACAGGACTGATCATTACAGAAGGTACTGCAATCTCTCCTACTTCAAAAGGAGTCCTTCATATTCCGGGATTATATACTGACGAACAGGTAGAAGGCTGGAAACTCGTGACTGATGCTGTACATCAGAAAGGAAGCAAAATTTTCACTCAATTATGGCATGTGGGACGTGTTTCTCATGTAACGATCCAACCGGACGGGCAAGCTCCTGTTTCTTCTTCTGATATTCAGGCAGGTGAAACGCATGCATGGGGATATGATGAAAACGGAAAAGAAGGTTTTGTCATTAATTCCAAACCACGTGCATTGGCTACTGATGAAGTAAAACAGATTGTTCAGGATTTTACTTTAGCGGCGGTAAATGCTATAAGAGCTGGTTTTGATGGAATTGAACTTCATGGAGCCAACGGATATCTTATTGAACAGTTCCTGAACCCGTTTGTGAATACCCGTAATGATGAATATGGCGGAAGTATAGAAAATCGTTCTCGTTTTTTACTGGAGATTGTGGATTCTGCGATTGCAGCGATCGGCGCTGATAAGGTAGCTATCCGTTTAACTCCTTATGGCGGATTGTACGAAATGCCTTATTACGATGAGATAGAAGCTACTTATGAGTATTTGGCGAAAGAACTTTCCAAGAGAAATATTGTTTACGTTCATATTATGGACCAGAAATCGAGAGGGAGTTTTGCTTTACCGGAAGATTTTATGAAACGTTTCAGAAGCTGGTATGATGGAGTGATTATTCTTGCAGGAGGCATGGACAGAGAGAAATCTGAAAAATTGATTAATGAAGGGTTAATTGATATTGCAGCGTTCGGGGAAGCTTTTATTTCCAACCCTGATCTCGTGGAAAGACTTGAAAACAACTGGGAGCTCACTCCTCCAAAAAGAGAACTTCACTACGGACTTACCATGGAAGGGTATCTGGACTGGGAAGTATACAATAAACAACAATCAAACTAA
- a CDS encoding DUF3302 domain-containing protein, which produces MQRILLLLCLLLSCNFVQASTGNLEDNIANAASWLILLVLPLAGIYLFWKVHIYPEKVAEKKKHPQLNAIKSMCLLSLVFGGLLWPVALIWANYDYGNQNAPEEDTEITEEELKTLEN; this is translated from the coding sequence ATGCAAAGAATACTCTTACTTCTTTGCCTGCTGTTATCATGCAATTTTGTTCAGGCATCAACAGGCAATTTAGAAGACAATATAGCGAATGCTGCTTCATGGTTAATTTTACTTGTTTTACCTCTTGCAGGCATTTATCTCTTCTGGAAAGTTCATATTTATCCGGAAAAAGTAGCAGAAAAAAAGAAACATCCTCAACTGAACGCCATAAAAAGTATGTGCCTCCTTTCCCTTGTTTTTGGAGGCCTTTTATGGCCGGTTGCTTTAATCTGGGCCAACTACGATTATGGTAACCAGAATGCCCCTGAAGAAGACACAGAAATCACGGAAGAAGAATTGAAAACCCTCGAAAATTAA
- a CDS encoding TolC family protein yields the protein MYKKLILLSVLSVSLSSCIGYKEPTKENINELKEKSEIASHIEIPDEWIFDRKANSRSVSYDWINDLKTPQLEALINEGMLYNADLIIAKEKLNQVELAMEIAGSDLYPSVSAVANTSNNLVSDTQIRRLALKANWEIDLWGKNKSSQMASTSNYFSAKHQNTLLHQSIAGMIAKAYFLNIAGNIQEDKIESYIQKSKDLEKLYIIQKKVGTANALDISNITAEIISLQGYLEKVKNANTQSRRSLELLTGKYPEGKLATQNFFNAVTTGIPESFPLELLENRSDIQANHFQIEKAFYEVQQAKAARLPSLSISTSLGSAGSNVESINSLFSNPLLKVGGGLVSPLFNSGKLKKNVEIKNSQQKQVVEEYSKAVLNALNEVESSLANLRSIEKQMTYTTNAVNEMKKNITLTEKQIKVGTNNSFILIRKQRDLLKNEMNLISLELQYRIERINLYMALGAENFIYS from the coding sequence ATGTACAAAAAATTAATTTTATTGAGTGTACTTTCCGTAAGTTTAAGTTCATGCATCGGTTATAAAGAGCCCACTAAGGAAAATATAAACGAACTTAAAGAAAAGAGTGAGATTGCTTCTCATATAGAAATTCCGGATGAATGGATTTTCGACAGAAAAGCAAACTCAAGATCGGTTTCCTATGACTGGATCAATGATCTTAAAACTCCTCAGCTGGAAGCGTTGATCAATGAAGGAATGCTTTATAATGCTGATCTTATTATTGCGAAGGAAAAACTGAATCAGGTTGAGCTGGCCATGGAAATTGCAGGAAGTGATCTTTATCCGAGTGTAAGTGCAGTAGCCAATACTTCCAATAATTTAGTGAGTGATACTCAGATCCGGCGTCTGGCATTAAAAGCCAATTGGGAGATTGACCTTTGGGGGAAAAATAAATCTTCACAGATGGCAAGCACCAGCAATTATTTTTCTGCAAAACATCAGAATACCTTGCTTCACCAATCTATTGCAGGGATGATTGCTAAGGCTTATTTCCTGAATATTGCGGGAAATATTCAGGAAGATAAAATTGAAAGTTATATTCAGAAGTCTAAAGACCTGGAAAAGCTGTACATCATTCAAAAGAAAGTTGGAACGGCAAATGCCTTAGATATTTCCAATATAACAGCAGAGATTATTTCTCTGCAAGGTTATCTGGAAAAAGTAAAAAACGCGAATACACAATCCAGAAGATCTCTGGAACTGCTCACCGGAAAATATCCGGAAGGAAAACTGGCCACTCAGAATTTTTTTAATGCTGTAACCACCGGTATTCCTGAATCTTTTCCGCTTGAGCTTTTAGAGAACAGATCAGACATACAGGCTAATCATTTTCAGATTGAAAAGGCTTTTTACGAAGTACAGCAGGCAAAAGCAGCAAGACTTCCTTCATTGAGTATAAGCACCTCTCTTGGCTCTGCCGGAAGTAATGTGGAATCTATCAATTCTTTATTTTCCAATCCGTTATTAAAAGTGGGCGGAGGATTAGTTTCTCCTTTATTCAATAGCGGAAAGTTAAAAAAGAATGTAGAGATTAAAAATTCCCAGCAGAAACAGGTTGTTGAAGAATATTCAAAAGCTGTCCTGAATGCTTTGAACGAAGTGGAATCTTCTTTAGCCAATCTTCGTTCCATTGAAAAGCAGATGACCTATACTACCAATGCTGTCAATGAAATGAAAAAAAATATTACCCTCACCGAAAAACAAATAAAAGTAGGTACCAACAACAGCTTTATACTGATCCGTAAGCAAAGAGATCTCCTTAAAAATGAAATGAACCTCATCAGTCTGGAACTTCAGTACAGAATAGAGCGTATTAATCTTTATATGGCTTTAGGAGCGGAGAACTTCATTTACTCATAA
- a CDS encoding type II toxin-antitoxin system RelE/ParE family toxin has translation MAQYTFTNKAVEDITKIYEYTLEFWSEFQADKYYEELIYFCQMLAEHPKIGKSYPELEYDIFGFLSNKHIIFYRIIGIKEIEIVRILGAEVDLKNRMKD, from the coding sequence ATGGCTCAATATACTTTTACCAATAAAGCTGTTGAAGATATTACTAAAATTTATGAATATACTTTGGAATTTTGGTCAGAATTTCAAGCAGATAAATATTATGAAGAACTCATTTATTTTTGTCAGATGCTAGCAGAGCATCCTAAGATTGGAAAATCTTATCCTGAGCTTGAATATGATATTTTTGGCTTTTTATCAAATAAGCATATTATATTTTACAGAATTATTGGAATAAAAGAAATAGAGATTGTTAGAATTCTTGGTGCTGAAGTAGATTTGAAAAACAGGATGAAAGATTAA
- a CDS encoding HlyD family secretion protein: MLELLVAIYAGICWLLIKKLKLIPWTFTTQVVVYSLPIFGSIALILSLNYYCPITSDVKVGNRSVDITTQVLGKVKKVYVTTNQEVKKGDTLFVLDREPYVQEIKSLEAKLSNMKATVSSYNTDISASRKNIAGLQSQLDLANKRAAQYKELVEAGAANKFDLEQAITNVQDLQSRISAAQSQQQSLETKSSASYDGENSSVSEIQAKLDQAKWNLSQTVVLAPTDGVIPNVQLNEGAIMAPFKSAFVLIQKQQSVIGFFAQNELETVKKGNEVELALKTEPGKVVKARLEYVIDATSQGIMNNAGGMLGGNGSTAGLPDTARQLPETDGKLIAKFVLEDNQKQLTVGARGTAVIYSDYIKPLHLIRKVMVRVSSKVNYLIPKLH, encoded by the coding sequence ATGCTTGAATTACTAGTCGCAATATATGCCGGAATATGCTGGCTCCTTATTAAAAAATTAAAACTAATCCCCTGGACCTTTACCACACAGGTGGTAGTATACTCACTGCCTATCTTCGGATCTATTGCTTTGATATTAAGTTTAAATTACTACTGCCCTATTACTTCTGATGTAAAGGTAGGAAACAGAAGTGTGGATATTACCACGCAGGTTTTAGGAAAAGTGAAAAAGGTATATGTAACGACCAATCAGGAAGTAAAGAAAGGAGATACCTTATTTGTACTGGACAGAGAGCCTTATGTACAGGAAATAAAATCTTTGGAGGCCAAACTAAGCAATATGAAAGCTACTGTAAGCTCTTATAATACGGACATCTCAGCTTCCAGAAAAAATATTGCAGGGTTGCAGTCACAGCTGGATCTGGCTAATAAAAGAGCGGCTCAGTACAAAGAATTGGTGGAAGCCGGAGCTGCTAATAAATTTGATCTCGAACAGGCAATTACCAATGTACAGGATTTGCAGTCAAGAATCAGTGCTGCGCAGTCACAGCAACAATCTTTGGAAACCAAATCCAGTGCTTCTTATGATGGAGAAAATTCATCAGTGTCTGAAATTCAGGCAAAGCTGGATCAGGCAAAATGGAACCTCTCTCAAACCGTTGTTCTTGCTCCTACTGATGGAGTGATTCCCAATGTTCAGCTGAATGAAGGAGCGATCATGGCACCTTTTAAATCTGCTTTCGTGCTGATTCAGAAGCAGCAGTCTGTGATTGGATTCTTTGCACAGAATGAACTGGAAACCGTAAAAAAAGGTAATGAAGTTGAATTAGCTCTTAAAACAGAACCGGGAAAAGTTGTGAAAGCCAGACTTGAATATGTAATTGATGCTACCAGCCAGGGAATTATGAATAATGCCGGAGGAATGCTTGGAGGAAACGGGTCTACGGCCGGACTTCCTGATACGGCAAGACAATTGCCAGAAACTGATGGAAAACTTATTGCCAAGTTTGTATTGGAAGACAATCAGAAACAGCTCACCGTTGGGGCAAGAGGAACAGCTGTCATTTATTCTGACTATATCAAACCGCTTCATTTGATCCGAAAAGTAATGGTACGTGTAAGCAGTAAAGTCAATTATCTGATTCCTAAACTTCATTAA
- a CDS encoding beta-mannosidase, whose protein sequence is MNRTILFAFLFMQNILYAQFFQRNLSSENWQFKNSKDQNWLPAKVPGTVHLDLMDNKVIPDPFKDENEKKVQWVENEDWDYQTQFSVSSQELKNDNIDLVFNGLDTFSEIYLNGKLLKKTDNMFRKWNIPVKQFLKSGTNTLQIKFQSAVNAGKELAKKVPFTMPESPRSFVRKAQYQFGWDWGPRLVTAGIWKDVTLEFWNNAKIITVKDIQNNSEKASDLHFEVEIYAQNAGDYTLDLNKIHQKIALKKGINTISVPYDTKGMKLWQPNGRGEANLYDFKIKLSKDLKNIDVKDIRIGLRTVELVQEKDEKGKSFYFKVNGNPLYIKGTNWIPGDSFSPRMTKEKYHKLIKDTKDANMNMIRIWGGGIYEDDEFYKACDENGILVWQDFMFAGSFYPADEAFLNNVKEEVKDQVSRLQNHPSIALWCGNNEIDEAIVNWGYQKQFNYSKNDSLQVWKDYKKLFHDVIPNALAENLKSDKNIYWPSSPSIGWGHKESLTEGDSHYWGVWWGEQPFEIYNEKVGRFMSEYGFQGTPTLETTKSMFSGIPDLNLQNSTIKAHEKHARGWDIINEYLKRDYKIPTDFVQYNYVSQLLQARGMQIAIEAHRRAKPYNMGTLYWQLNDCWPVVSWSSIDYLGNWKAFHYQAKRSFEPVLVSIAETNKSYDVYLISDLMKELKVDTKFELIDFKGKTLWKANQSDVVNADVSKKIRSINKSELAQFNLSEAVLKISFEKDATFQKLFFFNKPKDLKLSKPNIKIRKMSPSEIEISTDVLAKDIYLIGDTHFSDNFFDLLPGTSKRITLSKPLGNVELMSLWDVMKE, encoded by the coding sequence ATGAATAGAACGATCCTTTTTGCTTTCCTTTTTATGCAGAACATCCTTTATGCACAGTTTTTCCAAAGAAATTTGTCTTCTGAGAACTGGCAGTTTAAAAATTCAAAAGATCAGAACTGGCTTCCTGCGAAAGTACCGGGAACCGTTCATTTGGATTTAATGGATAACAAGGTCATTCCTGATCCTTTTAAAGATGAAAATGAAAAGAAAGTACAATGGGTAGAAAATGAAGATTGGGATTATCAGACTCAATTTTCGGTTTCCTCTCAGGAATTGAAAAATGATAATATTGATTTAGTCTTTAATGGCTTGGATACATTTTCTGAAATTTATCTTAATGGTAAGCTCTTAAAGAAAACAGATAATATGTTCAGGAAATGGAATATTCCTGTGAAACAATTTCTGAAATCAGGTACTAATACATTGCAGATTAAGTTTCAATCTGCTGTTAATGCCGGAAAAGAACTGGCCAAAAAAGTTCCGTTTACCATGCCGGAATCGCCAAGAAGTTTTGTGAGAAAAGCACAGTATCAGTTCGGATGGGACTGGGGACCAAGATTGGTTACTGCGGGAATCTGGAAAGATGTTACACTAGAATTCTGGAATAATGCCAAAATTATTACCGTTAAAGATATTCAGAACAACTCTGAAAAAGCCTCTGATTTACATTTTGAAGTGGAAATTTATGCTCAAAATGCAGGAGACTACACCTTAGATCTTAATAAAATCCACCAAAAAATAGCTTTAAAAAAAGGGATTAATACAATATCAGTTCCTTATGACACAAAAGGGATGAAGCTTTGGCAGCCTAACGGGCGTGGTGAAGCTAATCTTTATGATTTTAAAATAAAACTTTCAAAAGACCTTAAAAATATTGATGTTAAAGATATCAGGATAGGATTAAGAACTGTAGAATTGGTTCAGGAAAAAGACGAAAAAGGAAAATCATTCTATTTTAAAGTGAATGGAAATCCGTTGTATATCAAAGGAACCAACTGGATTCCGGGAGACAGTTTTTCACCCAGAATGACCAAAGAAAAATATCATAAACTGATCAAAGATACCAAAGACGCCAATATGAATATGATCCGTATCTGGGGTGGTGGCATTTATGAAGATGATGAATTTTACAAAGCCTGCGATGAAAACGGAATTTTGGTATGGCAGGATTTTATGTTTGCAGGAAGTTTTTACCCTGCAGACGAAGCATTTTTAAACAATGTAAAAGAAGAAGTAAAGGATCAGGTCAGCAGACTTCAGAATCATCCATCTATTGCTTTGTGGTGTGGGAATAATGAAATTGATGAAGCTATTGTCAACTGGGGATATCAGAAACAGTTCAACTATTCAAAAAATGATTCACTGCAGGTTTGGAAAGACTATAAAAAGTTATTCCATGATGTGATTCCCAATGCACTGGCAGAAAACCTGAAGTCTGATAAAAATATATATTGGCCGAGTTCTCCGTCTATCGGCTGGGGACATAAAGAAAGCCTTACAGAAGGAGATTCTCACTATTGGGGTGTTTGGTGGGGAGAGCAGCCATTTGAGATTTACAACGAAAAAGTAGGACGTTTTATGTCTGAATATGGTTTTCAGGGAACACCAACTCTTGAAACTACCAAATCCATGTTTTCAGGAATCCCGGATTTAAATTTGCAAAATTCAACTATCAAAGCACATGAAAAGCATGCCCGAGGTTGGGATATTATTAATGAATATCTGAAACGTGATTATAAAATCCCGACCGATTTTGTTCAGTATAATTACGTTTCACAGCTGCTGCAGGCGAGAGGTATGCAGATTGCCATTGAAGCTCACCGCCGTGCAAAACCTTACAATATGGGAACACTGTATTGGCAGCTCAACGACTGCTGGCCGGTAGTTTCATGGTCTTCCATTGATTATCTCGGAAACTGGAAAGCCTTCCATTATCAGGCAAAAAGAAGCTTTGAACCCGTTTTGGTATCAATAGCGGAAACCAATAAAAGCTATGACGTTTATCTGATAAGTGACCTTATGAAAGAACTGAAAGTAGATACGAAGTTTGAACTCATTGATTTTAAAGGGAAAACACTTTGGAAAGCCAATCAGTCAGACGTTGTAAATGCTGATGTAAGCAAGAAAATCAGAAGTATAAATAAATCAGAATTAGCACAGTTTAATCTGTCTGAAGCCGTTTTAAAGATCAGCTTTGAAAAGGATGCAACATTTCAAAAACTATTCTTTTTTAATAAACCGAAAGACCTGAAACTTTCAAAACCAAATATCAAAATCAGAAAAATGTCACCAAGTGAAATTGAAATCTCAACAGATGTCCTTGCAAAAGATATTTATTTGATTGGAGATACTCATTTCAGCGATAATTTCTTTGATCTCCTACCGGGAACTTCAAAAAGAATAACACTCTCAAAACCTTTGGGAAATGTAGAATTGATGAGCCTTTGGGATGTGATGAAAGAGTAA